In the genome of Drosophila melanogaster chromosome 4, one region contains:
- the PlexB gene encoding plexin B, isoform A encodes MLRKELYCANIIHVLHVLCIIIILGSQHYCVNCIEELPAQALSPLNDIVAQFNLPSIPVQSTASSYGNRSIGNNIESVRDSQSKNYFTHMSFDFMHNVLFAGATNKILKLNENLRVLAEAVTGPLHDSPQCHAGGCPEDIETSLVNNFNKILVVSYAHDGILIACGSIRQGACEIYSLPRFPATPQFFAVPLAANDENASTYAFVGPARYAWKEEDILYVGTTFTNVGDYRHDVPAISSRRLDDLNYAEFSIQQSIINIDVKYRDHFLVDYIYGFNSSEYAYFIIVQKKSHLADEAGYVTRLARICITDPNYDSYTEITVQCTATENNVDYNIVRDAKVTPASHKLAQKMGIKKDDHVLVTVFSPSREISNQPESKSAMCIYSIKDIEDMFIENIHLCFNGTTKDRNLGYISGTINDGRCPIVGSLGNIYNFCSVGLKISGVSPITAHALFHFDNVSVTSVTATSTTDQQHSLAFLGTNMGVIKKVLLSGQSPGEYEEIVVDAGNRILPNTMMSPKKDFLYVLSQRKITKLRIEHCSVYTNCSACLESRDPFCGWCSLEKRCTVRSTCQRDTSASRWLSLGSGQQCIEFESIIPEKIPISELSHLHLIIRTLPEPFNAKYRCVFGNSTPIDAEILENGLGCATPPLDERPLIPTNTDHILVPLSVRSSETNKDFVSRNFAFFDCSHHGNCQECLQSSWGCNWCIFDNKCVHKSLQCRNIENAVSTVGHCPHLKKNRPEILLPVRVPIEIRLEIENLPKPKSAHAGFLCTIHIEAAQMLLPAHVESNKIVVCEKTPYFYEINTHEYQAKVVVTWNFQHYVDTAIVTLYKCDVLGSHREHPDCSLCVTRDPKYKCAWCSNSCVYNETCIADKNSISSGSKSAIENECPLPRIDIIKPLSGPVEGGTLITIEGSNLGIREEDVRGKIFIGSVPCELENYQISVKIECRTGASLYEMSAPIKVANDAGFTESSVQFHFKNVLLTGLYPTIGPRSGGTQLSLIGKFLNIGSTMRAFLDEYECHIDVTQASSSQVSCTTSEATQPEPIRSLHLVIDGANRTLECQISTPSITNTNPTRSNFGSYQLRSLPRQPCSIFNYTQDPRIMQIKPLRSFKSGGRVLTVHGIYLNSIQKPELEVFYDNERVNKTSCVVINSNQMECPSPPVNYKFETFKKTNRKMDTELHLQNSSFQTETRYKNEYDRKKRRADFGDTFRLYTNAGSSANYFVNNNMDVTTFVKVHETQLNLQLSFVMDNVQLVRNLNKYFHDIRSTIVYLADPKYLPFPNDGVKLYKGDSLVIEGELLNLAADEYDVNVTIGTSQCNITSLALNQLLCIPPEQQPLPTDENGVDQSTDLPLVVVKVGRNLRFVIGYLKYDLNKPYVFSHALLVGILTVALLVVVFVIVLIIFRRKSTQAEREYKRIQIQMITLESNVRSECKQAFAELQTDMTDLTADLESTGIPTLDHVNYIMKVFFPGVSDHPILNSPKFREGSPQTNYDAAMVQFEQLIGNKYFLLMFIETLEAQRSSFSIRDRVNVASLIMVVLMNKMEYATEILKSLLLRLIDKSLASKHPQLMLRRTESVVEKMLTNYLAICMYDYLKEYAGSNLFLLFKAIKHQIEKGLVDAITNDARYSLSEERLLHEQVTHSVVILHILQDDLDEKVQCRVNDWDTISQVKLKILDAIFKNTPFSMRPSVNEVDLEWRHGRGGHLTLQDEDLTTKTVNGWKRLNTLAHYGVKESAVMSLIARQNDNYHIPYSKNQNSAPYHNFYFINNSQSHIIINNDIESGLQQPRVYHLVKPNIPDHYMNIKNSVLSGGSPAFQSHVVNNCNDRVNKTIPEVYLTRLLATKGTIQKFVDDFFSIILTVNEELPPAVKWLFDLLDEAARRHDIADTDIVHAWKSNCLPLRFWVNFIKNPDFIFDVNKTYSVDSCLSVIAQTFMDACSTSEHRLGKDSPSNKLLFAKDIPNYRIMVKEFYRDVSRLPQISDQEMSTAMQQLSVRQNEEFDTISALKELYIYITKYKDQIMESLETDINCRKMHLSRKLGNVAATLDGDCTSNC; translated from the exons atgttgCGAAAGGAATTGTATTGTGCAAACATTATACATGTTTTACATGTACTGTGTATTATTATCATACTCGGTTCTCAGCATTATTGCGTTAACTGCATTGAAGAACTGCCGGCTCAGGCGTTATCTCCCTTAAATGACATAGTCGCCCAGTTTAACTTGCCATCAATACCAGTTCAATCAACAGCTTCCAGCTATGGCAATCGATCAATTGGAAACAATATAGAAAGTGTTAGAGACTCTCAAtctaaaaattattttactcACATGAGCTTCGACTTTATGCACAATGTTTTGTTTGCGGGTGctacaaataaaatacttaaacTTAACGAAAACCTTCGAGTGCTGGCCGAGGCTGTTACTGGGCCGTTACATGATTCCCCGCAATGTCACGCTGGAGGCTGTCCGGAAGATATTGAGACATCGCTTGTCAATAACTTCAACAAAATTCTAGTAGTAAGCTACGCTCACGATGGTATTCTCATAGCGTGTGGAAGCATTCGACAAG GAGCCTGCGAAATTTACAGCCTGCCACGTTTTCCGGCAACGCCCCAGTTTTTTGCAGTTCCATTGGCTGCTAACGATGAAAACGCGTCTACATATGCATTTGTAGGTCCGGCGAGATATGCGTGGAAAGAAGAGGATATTTTATATGTGGGGACAACATTTACGAATGTTGGTGATTATCGTCATGACGTGCCAGCCATTTCGTCCCGCCGACTTGATGATTTAAACTATGCTGAATTTTCAATACAGCAGTCAATTATAAATATCGATGTAAAATATCGGGATCATTTTCTAGTCGATTATATTTACGGCTTTAATTCTTCTGAATATGCGTACTTCATAATTGTTCAAAAAAAATCACATTTAGCTGATGAGGCCGGTTATGTAACACGCTTGGCACGCATTTGCATTACAGATCCTAATTACGACAGCTATACTGAAATAACTGTTCAATGCACTGCAACTGAAAACAATGTTGACTACAATATTGTAAGGGATGCGAAAGTAACTCCAGCCAGCCACAAATTGGCGCAAAAAATGGGCATAAAAAAAGACGATCACGTTTTAGTAACGGTTTTTTCGCCCTCAAGAGAAATAAGTAATCAGCCAGAAAGTAAGTCTgctatgtgtatatatagcaTTAAAGATATTGAAGACATGTTCATTGAAAATATCCATCTGTGTTTTAACGGAACCACAAAAGATCGAAATTTGGGCTATATATCCGGCACCATTAATGATGGCAGATGTCCAATAGTTGGTTCGCTCGGTAACATTTACAACTTTTGCTCTGTGGGACTTAAAATAAGCGGAGTATCCCCAATCACTGCACACGcactttttcattttgataatGTTTCAGTTACGTCAGTCACAGCAACTTCAACGACTGATCAGCAGCATTCTCTTGCATTTCTTGGAACGAACATGGGAGTAATCAAAAAAGTTTTATTATCTGGCCAAAGTCCGGGCGAGTACGAGGAAATAGTTGTGGATGCTGGAAATCGTATACTACCAAATACAATGATGTCGCCAAAAAAAGATTTTCTTTACGTACTTTCTCAACGAAAAATAACTAAGCTTAGAATCGAACACTGTTCTGTGTACACGAATTGTTCCGCTTGCTTAGAGTCTCGGGATCCTTTTTGTGGATGGTGTTCCTTGGAGAAGCGGTGCACTGTACGATCAACATGCCAGCGAGATACATCTGCGTCGAGATGGCTTTCATTAGGTAGTGGACAGCAATGCATAGAATTTGAATCTATTATCCCAGAGAAAATACCAATTTCTGAATTATCGCACCTGCATTTAATAATTCGAACTTTGCCCGAACCTTTTAATGCAAAATACCGATGTGTTTTTGGAAATTCCACCCCCATTGATGCCGAAATTCTGGAAAACGGACTCGGATGTGCTACTCCCCCATTAGATGAAAGACCATTAATACCAACAAACACTGATCATATTTTGGTGCCATTGTCAGTAAGAAGTTCGGAGACAAATAAGGATTTTGTATCAAGgaattttgctttttttgaCTGCTCACATCATGGAAATTGCCAGGAGTGTCTACAAAGTTCCTGGGGTTGCAACTGGTGTATTTTTGATAATAAGTGCGTTCACAAGTCTTTGCAATGCCGTAACATAGAAAATGCTGTAAGTACTGTTGGTCACTGCccccacttaaaaaaaaatcgtcCGGAAATACTTCTACCCGTAAGAGTGCCAATAGAAATTCGGCTAGAGATTGAAAATTTACCAAAACCCAAGAGCGCACATGCTGGTTTTTTATGTACAATACATATTGAAGCTGCTCAGATGCTACTCCCTGCTCACGTTGAGTCAAATAAAATTGTAGTTTGCGAAAAAACACCATATTTCTACGAGATTAATACACATGAATATCAGGCGAAGGTTGTAGTTACATGGAACTTCCAGCATTATGTGGACACCGCAATTGTTACATTATACAAGTGTGACGTGTTGGGCTCCCATCGGGAACACCCTGATTGCAGTTTGTGCGTAACTCGAGatccaaaatataaatgtgCTTGGTGCAGCAACTCATGTGTATATAATGAAACTTGCATAGCTGATAAAAATTCTATCAGCTCAGGATCTAAATCCGCTATAGAAAACGAGTGCCCATTACCACGGATTGATATTATTAAACCATTATCTGGGCCAGTCGAGGGTGGAACTCTTATTACAATTGAAGGAAGTAATTTGGGCATAAGGGAGGAAGATGTTCgtggcaaaatatttattggttCTGTGCCTTGTGAACTAGAAAATTATCAAATATCGGTAAAAATTGAATGCCGGACTGGAGCATCACTGTACGAAATGTCTGCACCCATAAAAGTTGCAAATGATGCAGGGTTTACTGAATCAAGTGTTCAGTTTCATTTTAAGAATGTGCTGTTAACAGGTTTATATCCCACAATTGGCCCTAGGTCGGGAGGGACACAATTGTCTTTAATTGGGAAGTTTTTGAACATTGGCTCAACTATGCGAGCATTTTTAGATGAGTATGAGTGTCATATAGATGTTACACAAGCTTCATCATCCCAAGTTAGTTGTACTACATCAGAAGCGACCCAACCTGAACCAATACGGTCCCTTCATCTAGTTATTGATGGTGCGAACAGAACGCTAGAATGCCAGATCTCAACCCCAAGCATTACCAATACAAATCCGACTCGAAGTAATTTTGGTTCTTATCAACTCCGTTCGCTACCACGGCAACCCTGCTCTATTTTTAACTATACACAGGACCCGCGTATAATGCAAATTAAGCCATTGCGTAGTTTTAAAAGTGGTGGTCGAGTCCTCACCGTTCATGGAATATATCTTAATTCCATCCAAAAACCTGAACTAGAAGTGTTTTATGACAATGAAAGAGTAAATAAAACATCTTGTGTGGTGATCAACTCTAATCAAATGGAATGTCCATCTCCTCCtgtaaattacaaatttgaGACTTTTAAAAAGACGAACAGAAAGATGGATACTGAATTGCACTTACAAAATTCTTCGTTTCAAACTGAAACCAGGtataaaaatgaatatgaTAGAAAAAAGCGGCGAGCCGACTTTGGAGACACTTTTCGCTTATACACAAATGCAGGATCTTCAGCCAACTATTTTGTTAACAATAATATGGACGTCACCACATTCGTTAAGGTTCATGAAACTCAATTAAACTTACAACTAAGTTTTGTAATGGACAATGTACAACTAGTTCGAAacttgaataaatattttcatgacATAAGGAGCACTATTGTCTATTTAGCAGAcccaaaatatttgccatttcCCAACGACGGCGTTAAACTCTACAAGGGTGACAGCTTGGTCATAGAAGGCGAGCTATTAAACTTGGCAGCTGATGAGTACGATGTAAATGTAACTATTGGAACTTCCCAATGCAATATTACCAGCCTGGCACTTAACCAACTTTTATGCATTCCGCCGGAGCAACAACCACTTCCAACTGATGAAAATGGTGTGGATCAATCAACTGATTTACCTCTTGTTGTCGTTAAAGTAGGTCGAAATCTTCGTTTTGTAATAGGATATCTTAAGTATGATTTAAATAAACCCTATGTTTTCTCACATGCCTTGTTAGTCGGCATATTAACGGTAGCACTTCTGgtcgttgtttttgtaattgtaCTTATAATATTCAGAAGGAAATCAACACAAGCAGAACGCGAGTATAAACGTATTCAGATACAGATGATTACATTAGAAAGCAACGTACGTTCTGAGTGTAAACAGGCATTCGCTGAGCTCCAAACGGACATGACCGACCTAACAGCAGATTTGGAGAGCACAGGCATACCAACTTTAGATCACGTCAACTATATTATGAAGGTGTTTTTCCCTGGTGTATCAGATCATCCTATTTTAAATTCTCCAAAATTTCGTGAAGGTAGCCCACAGACTAACTATGACGCAGCTATGGTACAATTTGAACAACTGAttggcaataaatattttttattaatgttcATAGAAACATTAGAAGCTCAACGTTCATCATTTTCTATTAGAGACCGAGTTAACGTTGCCTCATTAATAATGGTTGTTTTAATGAACAAGATGGAATATGCCACGGAAATTTTGAAGTCCCTTTTATTACGTTTGATAGATAAATCACTTGCCAGCAAACATCCTCAGCTGATGCTAAGGCGTACTGAAAGCGTTGTTGAAAAAATGTTGACCAACTACCTAGCAATTTGTATGTACGATTACCTGAAAGAGTACGCCggatcaaatttatttttgctcttCAAAGCAATAAAGCATCAAATTGAAAAGGGTTTAGTGGACGCAATAACCAACGATGCCCGTTACTCCCTTTCAGAAGAACGTCTTCTGCATGAACAAGTTACCCATTCTGTTGTAATATTGCATATTTTACAAGATGATCTTGATGAAAAAGTCCAATGTCGCGTTAACGATTGGGATACCATTTCTCAAGTTAAGCTTAAAATCCTCGAcgcaatttttaaaaacactcCTTTCTCTATGAGGCCATCTGTAAACGAAGTAGACTTAGAATGGAGGCACGGCCGAGGAGGTCATCTTACATTACAAGATGAAGACTTGACAACCAAAACCGTTAACGGATGGAAGCGCCTTAACACATTAGCTCATTATGGAGTCAAAGAATCTGCAGTAATGTCACTAATTGCACGTCAAAATGATAATTATCATATACCATACAGTAAAAACCAAAATTCGGCACCATACCACAATT tttattttataaacaattcgcaaagtcatattataattaataatgatATCGAATCAGGTTTGCAGCAGCCCCGGGTTTACCATCTTGTTAAGCCCAATATACCTGATCATTATATGAACATTAAAAATTCCGTGTTATCCGGAGGATCACCAGCATTTCAATCGCATGTCGTTAATAATTGTAATGACAGGGTGAACAAAACAATACCAGAAGTTTACCTTACACGTCTTCTGGCCACAAAAGGAACTATACAAAAATTTGTTGATGATTTTTTCTCAATTATTTTAACTGTTAATGAGGAGTTGCCACCTGCCGTTAAATGGCTCTTTGACTTACTTGATGAAGCTGCGCGACGCCATGATATTGCTGATACTGATATTGTGCACGCTTGGAAGTCAAATTGTTTGCCCCTTCGATTCTGggttaattttataaaaaatccggattttatatttgatgtaaataaaacatacAGCGTTGATTCCTGTTTAAGTGTCATTGCACAAACATTTATGGACGCTTGTTCAACATCAGAGCACAGACTTGGAAAAGATTCGCCGTCGAATAAGTTGCTGTTTGCTAAG GATATTCCAAACTATAGAATTATGGTCAAAGAGTTTTACCGCGATGTATCAAGGCTTCCACAAATAAGCGACCAGGAAATGAGTACAGCTATGCAACAGCTATCAGTAAGGCAAAACGAAGAGTTTGATACTATTTCTGCATTAAAAGagttatacatttatataactAAATATAAGGATCAG ATTATGGAATCACTTGAAACTGATATTAATTGCCGAAAGATGCATCTTTCACGAAAATTAGGAAATGTTGCTGCTACACTAGATGGTGATTGCACATCTAATTGCTGA